One Lacticaseibacillus rhamnosus genomic window carries:
- a CDS encoding alpha/beta fold hydrolase, which produces MFFHHDHLKLYYQKSGHGPAIILLHGNGEDHTLFADLITYLAPHYTVIALDSRDHGQSSATDRLSYDAMTSDVSALITELELARPIILGFSDGGIIALLLAIRHPEQVGALIVAGANLTPQGLRWYSRILFRIAAGHRPSPKLAMMLHEPQITPQMLHRITVPTLVLAGSRDLITRKETFTIASSIQNAELHILPGENHNSYIRDNHKLWHLIRPFLAGLQAVD; this is translated from the coding sequence ATGTTTTTCCACCACGATCATCTGAAGCTCTACTATCAAAAAAGCGGCCACGGACCGGCGATTATATTGCTACATGGCAACGGTGAGGATCATACACTCTTCGCCGACTTAATCACGTATCTCGCCCCGCATTATACTGTGATTGCCTTGGACAGTCGTGATCACGGTCAAAGTTCGGCTACGGACCGGCTTAGTTATGATGCAATGACGTCCGACGTTTCAGCTTTAATCACTGAATTGGAGTTAGCCCGGCCGATCATACTCGGCTTTTCTGATGGTGGCATTATTGCTTTGCTGCTGGCAATTCGGCATCCCGAACAAGTCGGCGCTTTGATTGTTGCCGGGGCGAATCTGACGCCTCAAGGTTTACGCTGGTATTCGCGCATTCTTTTTCGTATTGCCGCTGGTCATCGGCCGTCTCCTAAGTTAGCCATGATGCTCCATGAACCGCAAATCACCCCGCAAATGCTGCATAGGATCACCGTGCCAACCTTAGTGCTAGCGGGCAGCCGCGACTTGATTACACGTAAAGAAACTTTTACGATTGCCAGTTCGATTCAAAATGCCGAATTGCATATTCTCCCCGGCGAAAACCACAACTCATATATTCGCGACAACCACAAGCTTTGGCACCTTATCAGACCGTTTCTGGCCGGACTGCAAGCGGTCGATTAA
- a CDS encoding ABC transporter substrate-binding protein/permease, producing the protein MRGIKHWAVAIIALIAMIVGFTSYQPVPTAAASKDLAAIQKRGYLVVGLSADYAPLEFHATINGADTIVGADISMSKQIAKDMGVKLQIKEMNFTALIGALKTGKIDLIVSGMSKTPEREKEVNFSTPYLYETQVMVIRKADKAKYKSIADFSGKRVGAQKQTTQEQLAKTQLPGAKVTSLDKANDVVAQISYNKLDAGVLASTIADSYVARTPSLTVIDPHFATDKAPTAIAVSKQSPALLKQVNKTISKVKGAKYKSYLQAAYKLQDQDQGFWAKYGNYFIRGAIYTLVFAVLTVLFGTIIGTLLALMKLSRNWLAKVVANIYIEFIRGTPLLVQAFIVFFGTQILGLDLSAFVAGAIAMAINSGAYVAEIIRGGINSVPVGQTEAARSLGLHQSQAMRYVILPQAMKNIWPALGNEFVTDIKESSVLSVIGATELMFEGTVVQGASFKPFLPLVVVAILYFIMTFTLSRLLRLIEKRFN; encoded by the coding sequence ATGCGGGGAATCAAACATTGGGCGGTCGCGATCATTGCGCTGATCGCTATGATCGTCGGCTTCACCAGTTATCAGCCGGTTCCAACGGCAGCTGCCAGCAAAGACTTAGCGGCGATTCAAAAACGCGGCTATTTAGTCGTTGGTCTGTCCGCCGACTACGCCCCATTGGAGTTCCACGCCACGATTAACGGTGCTGACACAATCGTCGGCGCAGATATTTCCATGTCCAAGCAAATCGCTAAGGACATGGGCGTGAAACTACAAATCAAAGAAATGAACTTCACGGCGCTGATCGGGGCTTTAAAAACCGGCAAGATTGATTTGATCGTCTCCGGTATGTCCAAAACACCTGAACGGGAAAAAGAGGTTAACTTTTCAACGCCTTACCTGTATGAAACGCAAGTCATGGTCATTCGCAAGGCCGATAAAGCCAAGTATAAATCGATTGCCGACTTTTCCGGAAAACGAGTAGGGGCACAAAAGCAAACGACGCAGGAACAGCTTGCCAAGACTCAACTGCCCGGTGCAAAAGTCACGAGCCTGGATAAAGCAAATGATGTGGTTGCACAAATTTCGTACAACAAATTGGATGCCGGGGTTTTGGCTAGTACCATTGCCGACTCCTATGTTGCCCGGACACCGAGTTTAACCGTGATTGACCCGCATTTTGCGACTGACAAAGCCCCAACCGCCATCGCCGTCAGCAAGCAATCGCCTGCCTTGTTAAAACAAGTCAATAAGACGATCAGCAAGGTTAAAGGTGCCAAATACAAGAGTTATCTGCAAGCCGCCTACAAACTACAGGATCAGGATCAAGGCTTCTGGGCTAAGTACGGTAACTACTTTATCCGCGGCGCTATTTATACTTTGGTCTTCGCGGTCTTAACAGTCTTATTCGGAACTATCATCGGCACGCTGCTTGCCTTGATGAAACTCAGTCGCAATTGGCTGGCTAAAGTGGTGGCTAACATCTACATCGAGTTTATTCGGGGCACGCCGTTGTTGGTTCAAGCATTCATTGTCTTCTTCGGTACGCAGATTCTCGGTTTAGATCTCAGCGCGTTTGTTGCCGGCGCGATCGCCATGGCCATCAACTCCGGCGCATACGTTGCAGAAATCATTCGTGGCGGGATCAATTCCGTCCCTGTCGGTCAAACCGAGGCGGCTCGGTCTTTGGGTCTGCACCAAAGCCAGGCAATGCGATACGTCATTTTGCCACAAGCGATGAAGAACATCTGGCCGGCATTAGGCAATGAGTTCGTCACCGATATTAAGGAAAGTTCGGTCTTGTCCGTTATCGGTGCCACCGAATTAATGTTTGAAGGTACCGTTGTGCAAGGGGCCTCGTTCAAGCCATTCCTGCCACTGGTCGTTGTCGCCATTCTTTACTTCATCATGACGTTTACCCTATCACGACTACTACGCCTGATTGAAAAACGGTTTAATTAA